Genomic segment of Leifsonia sp. Root1293:
CCTCGACATCCCCGACGGCGCGACCCCGGCCGTGCTCGGGTTCAACGCCCACTTCCACGGTCTCGCCCGCGGCATCCTGGTGGGAACCGCGTCGAGCGACTGAGGCCGCCCACCCCGCTGATCGAGGCGCGCCCGAGCGACTGCACCCCCCACTCCGCTGATCGAGTAGCGCCCGAGCGCCCCCCACCTTCCGCTGATCGAGTAGCGCCCGAGCGCCCCCCACCTTCCGCTGATCGAGTAGCGCCCGAGCGCAGCGAGGACGCGTATCGAGATCCATCACAATGCGCCCGATCGTCGCCCCGGCGGCCAACAGCGATCGCCGCCGAAGCGCGACAGTCTGGCGCCGGGCGTCGGCTCAGTGCTTGTTGCCGCTCAGCGCCAGCACGCCGCCGAGGCCGATCATCATGGCGCCGCCGGTGGCGGAGAGCGTCGAGATGCGCTTCGGAGACTTGGCGAACCAGTCGCGGGCCGTGCCGGCGGCGAGCGCCCAGATACTGTCGCAGCAGAGCGCCAGCACGACGAACACCGCACCGAGCTCGGCCATCTGCAGCGGAACGAAGCCGAGCGTGTAGTCGACGAACTGCGGAAGCACGGCCACGAAGAACGCGATCGTCTTGGGGTTCGTCACACCGACGACGAAGCCCTCGCTGAGCAGGCGCCACGGCGAGCGGGGTGCGACATCGCCGGTCGCCGCGGCCGCGGCGTCATGACGATGCCGGATGGCCTGCACGCCGAGGTAGACGAGGTAGGCGGCACCGGCGAGCTTCACGACGGTGAAGATGGCCACCGACTGCGCCACGAGCGCACCGACTCCCAGCGCGACGGCCACCACGAGGGGCAGCATCCCGAGCGCGTTCCCGACCACGCTGAGGAACCCGCCCAGCTTGCCCAGGGCGAGCGACCGGCCGATGACGAACAGCACGCTCGGTCCCGGGATGACGATGAGCACCACCGACG
This window contains:
- a CDS encoding LysE family translocator, whose protein sequence is MIPTSNLLAFVLASVVLIVIPGPSVLFVIGRSLALGKLGGFLSVVGNALGMLPLVVAVALGVGALVAQSVAIFTVVKLAGAAYLVYLGVQAIRHRHDAAAAATGDVAPRSPWRLLSEGFVVGVTNPKTIAFFVAVLPQFVDYTLGFVPLQMAELGAVFVVLALCCDSIWALAAGTARDWFAKSPKRISTLSATGGAMMIGLGGVLALSGNKH